A part of Loxodonta africana isolate mLoxAfr1 chromosome 11, mLoxAfr1.hap2, whole genome shotgun sequence genomic DNA contains:
- the LOC100658553 gene encoding olfactory receptor 5AP2-like, which translates to MTNLTAVSVFILQGFSAIPELQLLSTAAFLLIYIAAVLGNISIVAAVTLDASLHTPMYFFLKNLSLVDICSISTTLPRAMMAATVGSGEISLPACASQLFAFVCFGSVECFLITSMAYDRCLAIYRPLLYRAAMSPQTCVSLVVVACSSGLVYSAFHTANTFSLPFCGPNVIDHFFCDIPPVMHLACASTDAHEATGFAVSGCVIMSCFTLTILSYICILATVVQIRSAAGRGKAFSTCSSHLATVLLFYGTGSSAYMQPTTHYSPLQGRLAAVFYSVLTPSLNPLIYSLRNKDMKKALQKLYLQVPL; encoded by the coding sequence ATGACCAACCTCACAGCAGTATCTGTCTTCATCCTCCAGGGCTTCTCAGCCATCCCTGAGTTACAGCTCCTCAGCACGGCAGCCTTCCTTCTCATTTACATTGCTGCAGTGCTGGGGAACATCTCCATTGTGGCTGCCGTGACACTGGACGCCAGCCTGCACAcgcccatgtacttcttcctcaaaAACCTCTCCCTGGTGGACATCTGCTCCATATCCACCACTCTGCCCCGGGCCATGATGGCTGCCACGGTGGGCTCAGGGGAGATTTCACTCCCTGCCTGTGCATCTCAGCTCTTCGCCTTTGTCTGCTTTGGGTCAGTGGAGTGCTTTCTCATCACTTCCATGGCTTATGACCGCTGTCTGGCCATCTACAGGCCCCTGTTGTACAGGGCAGCCATGAGCCCCCAGACCTGTGTCTCCCTGGTGGTGGTGGCTTGCAGCAGTGGGCTCGTTTACTCCGCCTTCCACACAGCCAACACCTTCTCCctgcccttctgtggccccaatgtgattgaccacttcttctgtgacattCCCCCCGTCATGCACTTGGCCTGTGCCAGCACAGATGCCCATGAGGCTACTGGATTTGCAGTCAGCGGCTGCGTCATTATGAGCTGCTTCACCCTCACCATTCTCTCCTATATCTGCATCTTGGCTACTGTGGTCCAGATCCGCTCAGCAGCTGGCCGCGggaaggccttctccacctgctctTCTCATCTGGCCACAGTGCTCCTGTTTTATGGTACTGGCAGCTCTGCCTACATGCAGCCCACCACCCACTACTCTCCACTACAAGGGCGCCTGGCTGCagtcttctactctgtcctcacgCCCAGCCTGAACCCgctcatctacagcctgaggaacaaagACATGAAGAAGGCCCTGCAGAAGCTCTACCTCCAGGTACCACTGTAG